The Bacteroidota bacterium genome includes a region encoding these proteins:
- the dnaK gene encoding molecular chaperone DnaK: protein MGKIIGIDLGTTNSCVSVMEGNEPVVIPNDEGRRTTPSIVAFLENGERKVGDSAKRQAITNPRKTISSIKRFMGHRYSEVANEIGMMSYEVVRGDNDTARVKIGDRMYTPQEISAMVLQKMKKTAEDYLGTEVTEAVITVPAYFNDSQRQATKEAGEIAGLTVKRIINEPTAAALAYGMDKRHKDMKIAVFDLGGGTFDISILELGDGVFEVKSTNGDTHLGGDDFDKKIIDWLADEFKKEEPNIDLRKDPMALQRLKEAAEKAKVELSSSMETEINLPYITAIDGVPKHLVKKLSRSKFEQLSDDLIQRTLRPCEAAFKDAGYAKTDIDEVILVGGSTRIPKIQEVVEQFFGRKPNRSVNPDEVVAVGAAIQGGVLTGEVKDVLLLDVTPLSLGIETLGSVFTKLIESNTTIPSKKSEVFSTAADNQNQVEIHILQGERSMAKDNRTIGRFILDGIPPSRRGVPQIEVIFDIDANGILHVTAKDKGTGREQSIRIEASTGLSDDEIKRMRDEAKANEETDKQAREKVEKLNKADGMIFETDKQLTEFGAKLSDGAKKPIEDALAELREAHKLQDVAACDAAMEKLNTAWNNASQEMYAAQQGAQTENPTSDQTQTNESADNNNAKTDDVEFEEVK, encoded by the coding sequence ATGGGAAAGATCATTGGTATTGACTTAGGAACTACAAACAGTTGTGTATCCGTAATGGAAGGAAATGAACCGGTTGTTATTCCGAACGATGAAGGTCGCAGAACTACGCCTTCCATCGTGGCATTTTTGGAAAATGGTGAACGCAAAGTGGGTGATTCCGCAAAACGTCAGGCCATTACAAACCCAAGAAAAACAATTTCAAGTATCAAACGATTCATGGGTCATCGCTATAGCGAAGTTGCAAATGAGATCGGTATGATGAGTTATGAAGTGGTGCGTGGCGATAATGATACTGCGAGAGTTAAAATTGGTGACAGAATGTATACACCACAGGAAATTTCTGCCATGGTGTTACAAAAAATGAAAAAAACGGCAGAAGATTATCTTGGAACGGAAGTTACCGAAGCAGTTATTACTGTTCCGGCATACTTTAACGATTCTCAGCGTCAGGCAACAAAAGAAGCCGGCGAAATTGCAGGACTTACAGTAAAACGTATCATAAATGAACCAACAGCAGCAGCTTTGGCATATGGTATGGATAAGCGTCATAAAGACATGAAAATTGCAGTGTTTGACCTTGGTGGTGGAACATTCGATATTTCTATTTTGGAATTAGGTGATGGTGTGTTTGAAGTGAAATCAACAAACGGTGATACACATTTGGGTGGTGACGATTTTGATAAAAAGATCATCGACTGGTTGGCAGATGAATTTAAAAAAGAAGAACCAAATATCGATCTTAGAAAAGATCCAATGGCCTTACAGCGCTTAAAAGAAGCTGCTGAAAAAGCTAAGGTGGAATTATCTTCCTCTATGGAGACGGAAATTAATCTACCTTATATAACTGCCATCGACGGAGTTCCAAAACACCTTGTTAAAAAATTATCCCGTTCAAAATTTGAGCAATTAAGCGATGATCTTATTCAACGCACATTGCGCCCTTGTGAAGCTGCATTTAAAGATGCAGGTTATGCAAAAACTGATATTGATGAAGTGATCCTGGTTGGTGGTTCTACCCGTATTCCTAAAATTCAGGAAGTAGTGGAACAATTCTTCGGAAGAAAACCAAATCGCAGCGTAAATCCGGATGAAGTAGTTGCCGTTGGTGCAGCAATTCAGGGTGGAGTTTTAACAGGGGAAGTAAAAGATGTATTGTTGTTGGATGTAACTCCGCTCTCTTTAGGTATTGAAACTTTAGGTTCAGTATTTACCAAATTGATAGAATCAAATACTACGATCCCATCTAAAAAAAGTGAGGTATTTTCAACCGCAGCTGATAATCAGAACCAAGTGGAAATTCACATTTTACAAGGTGAACGTTCCATGGCAAAAGATAACAGAACCATCGGTCGATTTATATTAGATGGTATTCCGCCATCACGCAGAGGTGTTCCGCAAATTGAAGTAATATTTGATATTGATGCCAATGGTATCCTGCATGTTACAGCAAAGGATAAAGGAACCGGTCGCGAACAAAGTATCCGTATTGAAGCCTCCACAGGTTTAAGTGATGATGAGATCAAACGCATGCGTGATGAAGCGAAAGCAAACGAGGAAACTGACAAACAGGCACGTGAAAAAGTGGAGAAATTAAATAAGGCCGATGGAATGATATTCGAAACCGATAAACAATTAACGGAATTCGGTGCGAAGTTGAGTGATGGTGCTAAAAAACCAATTGAAGATGCCTTGGCCGAATTACGCGAAGCGCATAAATTACAGGATGTTGCCGCTTGCGATGCAGCCATGGAGAAATTAAATACTGCATGGAATAACGCAAGTCAGGAAATGTACGCCGCTCAACAAGGTGCACAAACAGAAAATCCAACTTCAGATCAAACACAAACTAATGAGTCGGCAGATAATAATAATGCAAAGACAGATGATGTTGAGTTTGAGGAAGTGAAGTGA
- a CDS encoding methylated-DNA--[protein]-cysteine S-methyltransferase, with amino-acid sequence MAHLNAHYFESPLGLLEIKGDENAIHSVSFDMLPNGKEYISNGIIAECRKQLEEYFAGTRKKFDLKLNPVGTFFQSSVWNQLLEVPYANTASYLDLAKKVGDEKSVRAVGAANGKNPIAIIIPCHRIVGSNNSLVGYAGGLWRKQWLLEHEAQFGLGVLKLF; translated from the coding sequence ATGGCTCATCTCAATGCACATTATTTTGAATCGCCACTCGGACTTCTTGAAATTAAAGGAGATGAAAATGCAATTCATTCCGTTAGTTTTGATATGTTACCAAATGGCAAGGAGTATATTAGCAACGGAATTATTGCCGAATGCAGAAAACAACTGGAAGAATATTTTGCAGGAACCAGAAAGAAGTTTGATCTGAAATTAAATCCTGTGGGCACATTTTTTCAATCCTCTGTTTGGAATCAACTTTTAGAAGTGCCTTATGCAAACACTGCGAGTTATCTCGATCTAGCAAAAAAGGTTGGCGACGAAAAAAGCGTTCGGGCAGTTGGTGCGGCAAATGGTAAAAATCCTATCGCTATCATAATACCCTGCCATCGAATAGTTGGTTCAAATAATTCGTTGGTGGGTTATGCAGGAGGACTCTGGCGAAAGCAATGGTTACTCGAACACGAAGCTCAATTTGGCTTAGGGGTATTGAAGTTGTTCTGA
- a CDS encoding septal ring lytic transglycosylase RlpA family protein, whose protein sequence is MKPIMFMRMLFTLLLTSVIAVGYAQHAKTETGTASFYHDKFVGRKTANGEIFTQDKMTAAHKSLPLGTWVKVTNLRNDSTIIVRINDRMPYNSKRSIDLTETGASKLNFIASGLTKVLIEIIPDPTKNMITFIRPADLPLEPVEMIKVRAIEYDNTRVVGISPIRDLIDWEVFYANKDQKKRK, encoded by the coding sequence ATGAAGCCTATTATGTTTATGCGAATGCTGTTCACATTGCTGTTAACCTCGGTTATAGCGGTGGGTTATGCACAACACGCCAAGACTGAAACGGGGACAGCGAGTTTTTACCACGATAAGTTTGTGGGGAGAAAAACCGCAAACGGAGAAATTTTTACACAGGATAAAATGACTGCAGCCCATAAATCGCTGCCCTTGGGAACCTGGGTAAAAGTGACCAATCTCCGAAACGATTCCACAATTATTGTTCGTATCAATGACAGAATGCCTTATAATAGCAAACGATCCATTGACCTGACTGAAACCGGAGCCTCAAAACTGAACTTTATCGCCAGCGGTTTAACGAAAGTTTTGATCGAGATCATCCCGGATCCAACCAAAAATATGATCACTTTTATCAGACCTGCAGATCTTCCTTTGGAACCTGTTGAAATGATCAAGGTAAGAGCAATAGAATATGATAATACCAGAGTTGTGGGTATATCTCCAATCCGTGATCTTATTGATTGGGAAGTTTTTTATGCGAATAAGGATCAGAAAAAAAGAAAATAA
- a CDS encoding T9SS type A sorting domain-containing protein, whose amino-acid sequence MRALFSSLSINLLIRGLLLAQAPDIQWQKALGGSNYENANSIIETSDSGFLVIGTTASNDGDITENHGSVDVWLLKLDSLGSLEWQKSYGGTAGEEAFQIQETSDNGFIFIGYSTSSDGDLTANHGGDDVWVVKIDEAGVIEWQKSYGGSSHEIGYSISQNDIGYVLCGMTSSNNGDVSGNHGGQDVWVVQLNLTGDLTWQKCYGGSNDEQAHAIMPYFDGGFGVAGYSYSNDGDVSGNHGATDYWILRIDSEGAIQWSKMFGGTDYDLAQSIEMTPDSGFIVIGYIESNNGDVSGFHGGVYDYWVTKIDSTGNLIWQKCYGGNGTDEGFWIQHTQENGYILAGVSATLDNGDVTGHHGDAGYGDYWLVNIDSVGTINWQLSLGGSLSDAALSIIQTNDGGFCVTGWAASSDGDVTGHHGIILNWDFWVVKLAPPCIETIFYADNDGDGFGDIAYDSTSCEVPIGFVSDSTDCNDTDVLIYPSAIDVCNLIDDNCNGLVDEDATFLTLYLDVDDDGFGDALNDSISCSEVIGYVSDSSDCNDLNAGINPSMIEICNDVDDNCNGDIDEGLIINTFYIDADEDGFGNSDIFINSCLELVSGYVFDSTDCNDANNLIYPGETEICDYLDNDCDGIIDDNLTYIHSYEDADADNYGNIDVDSLSCEIPYGFVEDDSDCDDTNPLIYPGADEILNGIDDNCDELIDEGLGIDGTVSNAIIIYPNPTDNKLYIQWNDNEQGTFHLKNVTGEIIETFNKIFPVTEIEVSKYAAGVYLLETGAESKNAVIKFVKE is encoded by the coding sequence GTGAGAGCCTTATTTTCTTCCTTATCAATTAATCTTTTAATTCGAGGGCTGCTTTTGGCACAAGCTCCTGACATTCAATGGCAAAAGGCATTAGGTGGGAGTAATTATGAGAACGCTAATTCAATAATTGAAACTTCAGATAGCGGTTTCCTTGTAATTGGAACCACCGCATCAAACGATGGGGATATAACCGAAAATCATGGCTCAGTTGATGTTTGGCTTTTAAAACTTGACAGTTTAGGCAGTTTGGAGTGGCAGAAATCTTATGGCGGGACAGCTGGTGAAGAAGCGTTTCAAATTCAGGAAACCTCTGACAATGGATTTATTTTTATTGGATATTCAACATCGTCGGATGGAGATTTAACAGCGAACCACGGTGGAGATGACGTTTGGGTAGTGAAGATCGATGAGGCTGGCGTTATTGAATGGCAGAAATCATATGGTGGCTCATCACATGAGATTGGTTATTCTATTTCCCAAAATGATATTGGTTATGTTTTATGCGGTATGACTTCGTCCAATAATGGTGACGTTTCAGGTAATCATGGAGGACAGGATGTGTGGGTGGTCCAATTAAACCTTACAGGTGACCTGACCTGGCAAAAATGTTATGGAGGTTCTAATGACGAGCAAGCACACGCAATTATGCCTTACTTCGATGGGGGCTTTGGTGTTGCGGGTTATTCATATTCAAATGATGGGGATGTTTCAGGCAATCACGGAGCAACTGACTATTGGATACTCAGGATTGATTCGGAAGGCGCTATTCAATGGTCAAAAATGTTTGGCGGTACGGATTATGATTTAGCACAAAGCATAGAGATGACGCCTGATAGCGGATTTATTGTAATTGGATATATTGAATCAAACAACGGTGATGTCTCGGGCTTTCATGGAGGAGTCTATGATTATTGGGTGACTAAAATAGACAGCACCGGAAATTTAATTTGGCAAAAATGTTATGGTGGCAATGGAACAGATGAAGGATTTTGGATCCAACATACCCAAGAAAATGGGTACATACTTGCGGGGGTATCGGCAACACTAGATAATGGTGATGTTACCGGACACCATGGTGATGCTGGTTACGGAGATTACTGGCTTGTTAACATTGATTCTGTAGGAACTATTAATTGGCAATTGTCATTAGGCGGTAGTTTATCTGATGCTGCGTTGTCAATTATCCAAACGAATGATGGAGGGTTCTGTGTTACAGGATGGGCCGCCTCAAGTGATGGTGATGTCACTGGACATCATGGAATAATTTTAAATTGGGATTTTTGGGTCGTAAAACTGGCACCGCCTTGTATAGAAACTATTTTTTATGCAGACAATGACGGAGATGGATTTGGAGATATAGCATACGACTCTACGAGTTGTGAAGTTCCAATTGGTTTCGTTTCGGATAGCACTGACTGTAATGATACAGATGTATTAATTTATCCTAGTGCAATTGATGTTTGCAATTTAATAGATGACAATTGTAACGGGTTGGTTGACGAGGACGCAACGTTTCTAACTTTGTATCTTGATGTTGATGATGACGGTTTTGGTGATGCATTAAATGATTCAATTTCCTGTTCAGAGGTAATAGGTTATGTTTCTGATAGCTCTGATTGCAATGATTTAAATGCCGGAATTAATCCTTCTATGATCGAAATCTGTAATGATGTTGATGATAATTGCAATGGTGATATTGACGAAGGATTAATAATTAATACTTTCTATATAGATGCTGACGAAGATGGTTTTGGTAATTCTGATATTTTTATTAATTCCTGTTTAGAACTAGTTTCAGGTTACGTTTTTGATTCAACCGATTGTAATGATGCAAACAATTTAATTTACCCAGGCGAAACAGAAATATGTGATTATTTGGACAATGATTGTGATGGAATAATTGATGATAACCTTACCTATATTCATTCGTATGAAGATGCTGATGCTGACAATTATGGAAATATAGATGTTGATTCGCTCTCTTGTGAAATTCCCTATGGTTTTGTTGAAGATGATTCTGATTGTGATGATACCAATCCATTAATTTATCCAGGTGCCGATGAAATATTAAATGGAATAGATGATAATTGTGATGAACTGATTGATGAAGGGTTAGGAATTGATGGAACAGTTTCTAATGCAATTATTATTTACCCCAATCCAACTGACAATAAATTATACATTCAATGGAATGACAATGAGCAAGGAACATTTCATTTAAAAAATGTTACCGGGGAAATTATAGAAACATTTAATAAAATATTTCCTGTTACTGAAATAGAGGTAAGCAAATATGCTGCAGGGGTTTATTTATTGGAAACAGGCGCCGAAAGTAAGAATGCGGTAATAAAATTTGTGAAAGAGTAA
- a CDS encoding T9SS type A sorting domain-containing protein, with translation MVTIYTGAAGISFSTPSILCVDPQQLYSTSGRSAILDKITNQYPCSTSPLTYPNWFDLSAAAGVPGFGFVSCPPGVPADCKCVEVPATSVGYFEIPFTLLRLGELEDIYRIYPNPSSEYFIVELITPIEFENKDFQVDIFNMTGSLIKSRFATEGQKISVSDLAVGVYNVVIKKEGLRTESEVFVKMK, from the coding sequence TTGGTTACAATATATACTGGAGCCGCGGGAATTTCATTTAGCACTCCGTCGATATTATGTGTTGATCCGCAACAATTATATTCAACTTCAGGCAGGTCCGCGATTTTAGATAAAATCACTAACCAATATCCATGTAGCACAAGTCCTCTTACCTATCCTAATTGGTTTGATTTATCAGCTGCTGCCGGCGTACCTGGATTTGGTTTTGTTTCATGTCCTCCAGGTGTTCCTGCGGATTGCAAATGCGTAGAAGTACCTGCTACATCAGTAGGTTATTTTGAAATCCCATTTACATTACTTCGCTTAGGAGAACTTGAAGATATTTATCGCATTTACCCAAACCCATCTTCTGAATATTTTATTGTTGAATTAATTACTCCAATTGAATTTGAAAATAAGGATTTTCAAGTTGACATATTTAATATGACCGGTAGTTTAATAAAATCTAGATTTGCAACTGAGGGTCAAAAAATTAGTGTTAGTGATTTGGCGGTTGGAGTTTATAATGTTGTAATTAAAAAAGAAGGATTAAGGACTGAATCTGAAGTATTTGTAAAAATGAAGTAA
- a CDS encoding T9SS type A sorting domain-containing protein: MKLRSLLMIFSILLTFSVSGQIAKASKSGICGAINTGNEAPELKLAFDQTISVSPNPLQRLNPILTISAVNIEVYGYIIVNGTGQIVELENLSGKPDGSIINLTGAVNCGTYIIRFDTNAGYITRKFMVI; the protein is encoded by the coding sequence ATGAAACTACGCAGCTTACTCATGATATTTTCCATTTTACTGACCTTTTCAGTGAGTGGTCAAATTGCAAAAGCATCTAAAAGCGGAATTTGTGGCGCTATAAACACAGGAAATGAGGCTCCTGAGTTAAAATTAGCATTTGATCAAACGATATCCGTTTCACCAAATCCACTACAAAGATTAAATCCGATTCTCACGATATCTGCTGTAAACATTGAGGTTTATGGTTATATCATTGTAAATGGCACAGGTCAGATAGTAGAACTTGAAAACCTGAGCGGGAAGCCGGATGGTAGCATTATCAATCTTACAGGTGCTGTTAATTGTGGCACTTATATCATACGTTTCGACACCAACGCTGGTTATATAACCAGGAAGTTTATGGTTATCTGA
- the rseP gene encoding RIP metalloprotease RseP yields MVIIQVAQLILALTILVFIHELGHFLAARMFGVRVEKFYIFFDAWGKKIWSFKRGDTEYGIGWLPLGGYVKIAGMVDESLDKEAMKLPPQPWELRSKANWKKFVVMIAGIVMNVILGIILYIFILNNYAKHYTTVEGVNKEGGIYATTSGQQYGFQTGDKLISINGNSYERLDDYMNARLYFGSKVVVERNGNQVPITVADSAFLDKMRGNILFDLKATVKIDSLSDTLLNAKQAGILMGDIIRSVDSVDITCYSHLIDVLQSKKDQQVFITVERNGQLNTMPVAVNRDGRIGFKPDIEFFPYDSVKYTFAKAVSYGTRDAFEVFYFQAISLWRILKGDIPAKDSISSPIGITKLFNPVWDWSSFWLLTALLSMVLAFMNLLPIPALDGGHMMFIIIESITGKKLSDKFMERAQVVGMVLLLSLMVFAVGNDIVKMFE; encoded by the coding sequence ATGGTAATTATACAGGTAGCACAATTAATTTTAGCACTCACAATTTTAGTATTTATACATGAACTCGGTCACTTTCTGGCCGCAAGAATGTTCGGAGTCAGAGTTGAAAAATTTTACATTTTTTTCGATGCATGGGGCAAAAAAATATGGTCGTTTAAACGGGGCGATACCGAATATGGTATTGGTTGGTTACCCCTCGGCGGTTATGTAAAAATTGCCGGTATGGTGGACGAAAGTCTGGATAAAGAAGCGATGAAACTTCCCCCGCAACCCTGGGAATTGCGTTCCAAAGCAAACTGGAAAAAATTTGTTGTGATGATAGCCGGTATCGTTATGAATGTGATACTCGGTATTATTTTATACATTTTTATTCTGAATAATTACGCTAAACATTATACAACTGTTGAAGGTGTAAATAAGGAAGGAGGTATTTATGCAACTACTTCCGGACAACAATACGGTTTTCAAACCGGAGATAAATTAATTTCGATCAACGGAAATTCATACGAACGTTTGGATGATTATATGAATGCGCGTTTATATTTTGGATCGAAGGTAGTGGTGGAACGCAATGGAAATCAAGTTCCAATTACTGTTGCCGATTCTGCATTCCTAGATAAAATGCGTGGAAATATTTTATTTGATCTTAAAGCAACGGTAAAAATTGATTCTCTTAGTGATACTTTGCTCAATGCAAAACAAGCTGGAATTTTAATGGGAGATATTATCAGATCTGTGGATAGTGTAGATATCACCTGTTATTCGCATCTGATAGATGTTTTACAATCTAAAAAAGATCAACAGGTATTTATTACCGTGGAAAGAAACGGGCAATTAAATACTATGCCTGTTGCTGTTAATCGCGATGGCAGAATAGGATTTAAACCGGATATAGAATTTTTTCCTTACGACTCTGTAAAATATACTTTTGCAAAAGCAGTGAGTTACGGAACAAGAGATGCATTTGAAGTATTTTATTTTCAGGCAATAAGTTTATGGAGAATATTAAAGGGTGATATTCCTGCAAAAGATTCCATTTCTAGTCCAATAGGTATAACAAAATTATTTAATCCGGTTTGGGATTGGAGTTCTTTCTGGTTGTTGACGGCATTATTGAGTATGGTATTGGCATTTATGAATTTATTACCTATACCTGCATTAGACGGAGGACATATGATGTTCATAATAATTGAAAGTATTACCGGTAAAAAATTATCAGATAAATTCATGGAAAGGGCACAAGTTGTGGGGATGGTGCTGTTGCTGAGTTTGATGGTTTTTGCTGTTGGAAACGATATTGTGAAAATGTTTGAATAA
- a CDS encoding Fe-S protein assembly co-chaperone HscB has translation MSYFQLYELPMSFLVDEKLIKQKYLALSRKFHPDFYTGADASKQHEILELSTQNNKAFQTLSDFDKRIKYILMEKGYLEEEEKFALPQMFLMEMMDLNELAMEVEFDPEPEKKQEVLNHIQTTETALLDSIMPILSSYNEETATETDYKAIKEFYYKRKYLLRIRAQLDKFAVD, from the coding sequence ATGAGTTACTTCCAATTGTATGAATTGCCTATGTCGTTTCTTGTAGATGAGAAATTAATAAAACAAAAATATCTCGCTTTAAGCCGCAAGTTTCATCCCGATTTTTATACCGGGGCAGATGCAAGCAAACAACATGAAATTTTGGAATTATCCACCCAAAACAACAAAGCTTTTCAAACTTTATCCGATTTCGACAAGCGCATTAAGTATATTTTAATGGAGAAAGGATATCTCGAAGAAGAAGAAAAATTCGCCCTTCCCCAAATGTTTTTAATGGAAATGATGGACCTCAACGAACTAGCCATGGAAGTGGAATTTGACCCTGAACCCGAAAAAAAACAAGAAGTTTTGAATCATATTCAAACCACAGAAACTGCACTTTTAGACTCCATAATGCCCATTTTAAGCAGTTATAACGAAGAAACTGCCACAGAAACCGATTACAAGGCCATAAAAGAATTTTACTATAAACGCAAGTATTTATTGCGTATTCGGGCTCAGTTGGATAAATTTGCGGTCGATTAG
- a CDS encoding GH3 auxin-responsive promoter family protein: protein MGLKSLFSRPFAAYISRKVKNSAKNALNCQEEIMLDLVKDAQSTLFGKDHNFSEINNYESFKKNIPIRDYEGLKIYIDKVVAGEADILWKGKPLYLAKTSGTTSGVKYIPLTKESIPNHINSARNALLMYIHETGNTSFINGKMIFLQGSPVLTEKAGINVGRLSGIVYHFVPAYLLKNRMPSYEVNCIEDWETKVEAIAKETISKKMSLISGIPPWVLMYFEKLLEISGKQKIKDIFPDFSLFVYGGVNYEPYRTKIEAIVGKKIDTIETYPASEGFIAYQDSQTEEGLLLNVDSGIFFEFIPAGEIFEENQTRISLKDVQLNINYALILNNNAGLWGYNIGDTIKFVSKDPYRIVVTGRIKHFISAFGEHVIGEEVEFAMMKAAEELKVEFVEFTVAPQVNPTSGIPYHEWFVEFSTPLVEMDVFGAKIDAYLQQKNIYYKDLIEGKILRPLVITVVKPGGFKDYMRSVGKLGGQNKVARLSNDRKIADELKQWT, encoded by the coding sequence GTGGGCCTAAAATCACTATTCTCCCGACCCTTTGCAGCTTACATATCCCGAAAAGTAAAAAATTCGGCGAAAAATGCATTGAACTGTCAGGAAGAGATCATGTTGGATTTAGTGAAGGATGCGCAATCTACTTTATTTGGAAAGGATCACAATTTTTCTGAAATAAATAATTACGAATCCTTTAAAAAAAATATCCCTATCCGTGATTATGAGGGGTTAAAAATTTATATAGATAAAGTTGTTGCAGGCGAAGCAGATATTTTGTGGAAGGGCAAACCATTATATCTTGCAAAAACTTCGGGTACTACTTCAGGAGTAAAATATATTCCTTTAACAAAAGAATCAATTCCTAACCATATTAATTCTGCAAGAAATGCATTGCTGATGTACATTCATGAAACAGGAAATACAAGTTTCATAAATGGCAAAATGATATTTCTTCAAGGATCCCCTGTATTAACGGAAAAAGCGGGAATTAATGTCGGTAGATTATCCGGCATTGTGTATCATTTTGTTCCTGCATATTTATTAAAAAACCGAATGCCTTCTTATGAAGTAAATTGTATAGAAGATTGGGAAACAAAAGTAGAGGCAATTGCAAAAGAAACAATTTCAAAAAAAATGTCGCTCATAAGTGGAATTCCACCTTGGGTATTGATGTACTTTGAAAAACTTTTAGAAATCTCCGGAAAACAAAAGATAAAAGATATTTTTCCCGATTTCTCACTTTTTGTTTATGGCGGAGTTAATTACGAACCCTACCGAACAAAAATTGAAGCTATAGTCGGGAAAAAAATTGACACAATAGAAACATATCCCGCAAGCGAAGGATTTATTGCCTACCAGGATTCGCAAACAGAAGAAGGATTATTATTAAACGTGGATTCCGGAATTTTTTTCGAATTTATTCCTGCAGGAGAAATTTTTGAGGAAAATCAAACACGCATTTCTTTAAAGGATGTTCAATTAAATATTAATTACGCACTCATATTAAATAATAATGCAGGATTATGGGGATATAATATCGGCGATACCATAAAATTTGTATCCAAAGACCCATATAGAATTGTTGTAACCGGTCGTATTAAACACTTTATTTCTGCCTTTGGTGAACATGTGATAGGAGAGGAGGTGGAGTTTGCCATGATGAAAGCAGCAGAGGAGCTAAAAGTGGAATTTGTCGAATTTACCGTTGCTCCTCAGGTTAACCCAACTTCAGGCATCCCTTATCATGAGTGGTTCGTCGAGTTTTCTACCCCGTTGGTCGAAATGGATGTTTTTGGAGCTAAAATTGATGCTTATCTTCAACAAAAAAATATTTATTACAAAGATCTCATAGAAGGAAAAATACTGAGACCACTGGTAATAACCGTTGTTAAACCCGGAGGATTTAAAGATTATATGCGTTCTGTTGGCAAGTTAGGAGGACAAAACAAGGTAGCCCGACTCAGTAACGACCGCAAGATAGCCGATGAACTTAAACAATGGACCTAG
- a CDS encoding GNAT family N-acetyltransferase, with protein MKQISISATERISLVNFGSTEYDEIVALRYEILRKPLNLHFTSEQLAAESDYFHLAYYQNEKLIASLILVPEGNGKMKMKQVVVATGHQGKGIGAKLIFAAEQLAVEKGYNFIYCHARDTAVPFYLKLNYKQVGEMFEEVTIPHWEMEKDLY; from the coding sequence ATGAAACAAATTAGCATCTCTGCAACTGAAAGGATTAGTCTGGTAAATTTCGGCTCCACCGAATACGATGAAATTGTGGCGCTGCGCTATGAAATATTGCGCAAACCATTAAATCTGCACTTCACATCAGAGCAACTCGCTGCCGAATCGGATTATTTCCATCTGGCATATTATCAGAATGAGAAATTAATCGCTTCACTTATTCTGGTTCCCGAAGGAAATGGTAAAATGAAAATGAAACAAGTTGTAGTTGCAACCGGACATCAAGGAAAGGGAATAGGAGCTAAGTTGATCTTTGCAGCGGAACAATTGGCTGTGGAGAAGGGATATAATTTCATTTATTGCCACGCTCGCGACACGGCAGTTCCTTTTTATTTAAAACTCAACTACAAACAGGTAGGAGAAATGTTTGAGGAAGTTACCATACCACATTGGGAAATGGAAAAGGACCTGTATTAG